The following proteins are encoded in a genomic region of Sesamum indicum cultivar Zhongzhi No. 13 linkage group LG8, S_indicum_v1.0, whole genome shotgun sequence:
- the LOC105168620 gene encoding uncharacterized protein LOC105168620 yields the protein MNEATAGYGFGVSSSSGAIHTSDFPGMVLVSTPLTRNNYLLWSRSVKVALTAKMKLSFIDGSYPKPAENTEECKHWIRTDSMVFSWIMNSIPKDIAKAFSYAKSARSLWLQLEARFGQTNGPMIYNLQREIASISQGNMDIVSYFTKITMLWDELECVDPTPECTCASQRTVSNKIASTQLMQFLMGLNDSFIAIRSQILVMDPLPSVDKAYSLVLRVES from the coding sequence ATGAATGAAGCAACAGCTGGATACGGTTTTGGTGTGAGCTCATCCTCGGGTGCGATACATACCTCGGATTTTCCAGGTATGGTTTTGGTTTCAACACCATTGACGCGAAATAATTACCTGCTGTGGAGTAGATCTGTTAAAGTTGCACTCACGGCGAAAATGAAACTGTCCTTTATCGATGGATCGTATCCAAAACCTGCTGAAAACACTGAAGAATGCAAACATTGGATTAGAACAGACAGTATGGTATTTTCATGGATTATGAATTCGATACCTAAAGACATAGCAAAGGCCTTCTCATATGCTAAGTCTGCTAGAAGTTTATGGTTGCAACTTGAGGCGCGGTTTGGGCAGACAAATGGCCCTATGATCTATAACTTACAACGTGAAATTGCTTCGATTTCTCAAGGCAATATGGATATAGTTTcgtattttacaaaaatcacaATGTTGTGGGATGAACTTGAGTGTGTGGATCCTACGCCGGAATGTACATGTGCTTCGCAACGGACTGTGAGCAATAAGATCGCTTCTACTCAGTTAATGCAATTCCTAATGGGATTAAACGATTCCTTTATCGCAATACGCAGTCAAATTCTTGTTATGGATCCACTTCCTTCAGTGGATAAGGCGTACTCCCTAGTTCTGAGAGTTGAAAGCTAG